The Cytobacillus sp. IB215665 genome contains a region encoding:
- a CDS encoding Na+/H+ antiporter NhaC family protein, with amino-acid sequence MSGTIYSLIPPLLAILMVIVTRRVLLSLGVGIVSAALLLHEFSITEAGKSMWGSFSAIFVSEGANGAGAALNTWNVYIIFFLLLLGLITAFISISGGSRAFGEWALKRVKTRVGAHLVTAFLGIIIFIDDYFNSLAVGQVSRPLTDRHRISRAKLAYLIDSTSAPICVVSPVSSWGAYIIGIIGTILAAHSVADITPFAAFVQMIPMNFYVIAAIAMVFIVSIYNVNLGVMKTHEQRAIDSGNVVDPDKKEVPGELKENLPVSDKGSVWDLVLPILALIVGVVVAMIWTGWANVAEGTAVTALAIFENTDVTGALLYGGLFGLLVTLIMFIRQATISQKISFELIPKGIVEGIKSMLPAIWILLLAWMIVDLIGQLETGVYLAGLVESSNLNIGMIPVIMFLLAGIMAFSTGTSWGTFGLMLPIAGQIAATVDITILLPAMSAVLAGSVFGDHCSPISDTTILSSTGAGSHHIDHVLTQLPYAIIAAVVASIGYLVLGFTNSTLIGLAVVLLMLVGIFIFAKQKRSSSSQAVNAAYNNK; translated from the coding sequence ATGAGTGGAACAATTTATTCGCTAATTCCACCACTGTTGGCAATACTTATGGTTATTGTCACGAGGAGAGTTCTTCTATCACTAGGGGTAGGGATTGTGTCTGCTGCTCTACTTCTTCATGAATTCTCTATTACCGAAGCTGGTAAGTCAATGTGGGGTAGTTTCTCAGCAATTTTTGTATCAGAGGGAGCAAACGGAGCAGGCGCAGCTCTTAATACTTGGAATGTGTATATTATTTTCTTTTTACTATTATTAGGATTAATTACTGCATTTATTTCTATTTCAGGTGGTAGTAGAGCTTTCGGAGAGTGGGCATTAAAACGTGTAAAAACTAGAGTTGGGGCACATCTAGTTACTGCATTTTTAGGGATTATTATTTTTATTGATGATTATTTTAACAGCTTGGCAGTAGGGCAAGTGAGCAGACCCCTTACAGATCGTCATCGCATCTCTCGAGCAAAGCTAGCTTATTTGATCGATTCGACCTCAGCGCCGATATGTGTAGTATCACCTGTATCAAGTTGGGGAGCATACATTATCGGTATAATTGGTACAATCCTAGCGGCACATAGTGTTGCAGATATAACACCGTTTGCTGCATTTGTACAAATGATTCCGATGAATTTTTACGTAATCGCAGCGATAGCAATGGTGTTTATAGTTAGTATTTATAATGTTAATTTAGGTGTTATGAAAACTCATGAGCAAAGAGCTATTGATTCTGGGAATGTTGTTGACCCTGACAAAAAAGAAGTACCTGGTGAATTGAAAGAAAATTTACCTGTGAGTGACAAAGGTTCAGTTTGGGATTTAGTACTCCCTATTTTAGCTTTAATTGTAGGTGTAGTCGTAGCGATGATTTGGACAGGTTGGGCAAATGTTGCTGAGGGAACTGCTGTTACTGCACTAGCTATATTTGAAAATACAGATGTAACTGGTGCATTGTTATACGGTGGTTTATTCGGTCTGTTAGTTACTTTAATTATGTTTATTAGACAGGCTACGATTTCTCAGAAAATATCTTTTGAATTAATTCCGAAAGGTATTGTTGAAGGGATTAAATCAATGCTTCCTGCAATTTGGATCTTATTATTAGCATGGATGATTGTTGATCTAATTGGCCAGTTAGAGACAGGTGTATATTTAGCGGGACTTGTGGAAAGTTCGAACTTAAATATTGGTATGATACCAGTTATTATGTTTCTACTTGCTGGTATTATGGCGTTTTCTACTGGTACATCATGGGGAACGTTCGGTTTAATGCTTCCAATTGCTGGACAAATTGCGGCTACTGTAGATATAACAATATTACTTCCAGCTATGTCTGCTGTCTTAGCTGGCTCAGTATTCGGAGACCATTGTTCACCGATTTCAGATACGACGATTTTATCTTCAACAGGAGCTGGAAGTCATCATATTGACCATGTTTTAACGCAGCTTCCATATGCTATCATTGCAGCAGTAGTAGCTTCGATAGGATATTTAGTATTAGGATTTACGAATAGTACATTAATAGGGTTAGCTGTTGTACTCTTAATGTTAGTTGGTATATTTATTTTTGCCAAGCAGAAACGAAGTAGTAGTTCTCAGGCTGTAAATGCCGCATACAATAATAAATAG
- the yunB gene encoding sporulation protein YunB, producing MSLYNRRFRKKGPLPFRYVFLLTFVFFIFSTATGLWIINKGITPTLMDVAEKESERIATLVINNAVNKQIKEGMETEGLTNNVTTDEDGYIYITNIDTGVINSISAQITNRVQQNLAKVRKGNVNELEVPDVDIETEGDEEGNGVIFNIPLGQATNNALLGNLGPSIPVLFYMVGSVKPNVIYEMEPWGINNVLLIVKVELEVNVQVVIPFATETVPVTTDVILVSKVFQGKVPDFYNGGGDTTPSIEIPMN from the coding sequence TTGTCACTATACAACCGCCGTTTTCGAAAAAAAGGGCCGCTACCCTTTCGGTATGTTTTTTTATTAACATTTGTCTTTTTTATCTTTTCTACTGCTACTGGTTTATGGATTATTAATAAGGGAATTACACCAACGTTGATGGATGTGGCTGAGAAAGAATCAGAGAGAATTGCTACATTAGTCATAAATAATGCAGTAAATAAGCAGATCAAAGAGGGAATGGAGACAGAAGGACTAACTAATAATGTAACTACAGATGAGGATGGCTATATTTATATTACTAACATTGATACTGGAGTTATTAATAGTATATCAGCACAAATAACAAATAGGGTTCAACAAAACCTTGCGAAAGTTCGAAAAGGCAACGTAAATGAACTAGAGGTACCGGATGTAGATATCGAAACAGAAGGTGATGAAGAGGGAAATGGTGTTATCTTCAATATACCATTAGGTCAAGCAACTAATAATGCCTTGTTAGGTAATTTAGGACCGTCCATACCAGTTCTTTTTTATATGGTTGGTAGTGTGAAACCGAATGTAATATATGAAATGGAGCCCTGGGGAATTAACAATGTATTACTAATTGTGAAAGTAGAATTAGAGGTAAATGTGCAGGTGGTCATTCCGTTTGCTACTGAAACAGTTCCAGTAACGACGGATGTCATCTTAGTAAGTAAAGTCTTTCAAGGTAAAGTACCAGATTTTTATAATGGCGGTGGCGATACTACACCTTCTATTGAAATTCCTATGAATTAA